A genomic stretch from Plasmodium brasilianum strain Bolivian I chromosome 9, whole genome shotgun sequence includes:
- a CDS encoding hypothetical protein (conserved Plasmodium protein) — protein sequence MINLFNINVTTTATSTATSTATTTATTTATTIATTTATTTVNLVNRYIIEKLRKNYQFISLQEGKKSIKERVNNNKEIIPRTLFSTINGNTTIIIESEKKNSLQNQRDNITNGCKEHTQVTAIEDPPYDSTRKRRNGKIFYHHDSRQTVKGKSQKQTRGKTEKNKVLSALKYPQNYYTGTKENRTIVDIQNTNVRSFLLSKNEERSLALQDYIYRSWKKKNFSNFLVSLNDEAFDYTCIEQWLHKLSISLNKKYLKIKINEDHILIRNKYFENEKRKLNEFKIDFSVIEKCFDIMIENMNKFCSYEITSILWAITIIILKASKNSNNLISFKFNSTTCHPVIIISIIKKFKIFFSLAVKKLNSIKFNLSIDESLWAIWSICKLLYFNIMFDNYLGKTKERDEILTEEEKAGQNFSCVTGSGVNDSNASVDFTYQGEGNEEVVFHTTQKEELAVVSSGGSRNNNAAGNGHYEDYTAYERNGNEQLARVREKKQEDYNICQKQFLMNKFLLSEEMITNILDTFNYIYKRLLKNIKFLNDKYYIYIPFIIFESQTLMLKNSILLLNRIIHLILKNEILLKLFNLDYLKSLYMENSGKIASNKVDDIYRNSKDIFRIKTLSKVYKLIKCISKIFYPLKNPNIMNINLHNNYKSLDKHILGDFILSCNHALVKYIDYFVFIINYKNRGEFRDFMGSSNFEGRTVDTSIKEKEIKEDVDRTSSPGSTMVIDLGQQDRVKIKDEVKMKYKNELVFIYNCLKSSFVSLIKLDLKDKYMYEWLNHNIHLFKFDNMNKGRRYSPNWEDEKKDNWGRNINGSSKWEEDVVLMDDGMDGIGVEALNADDDNIEENKSKEGNRSSSRNQMSREHLSTEAANYALKNYVNSAGLYYESKKDNPTAKEKIKNNISDVCLDVLALSRFSKLYNADMKKKLIENIEQSIEDTVKRFKLVYRNYNVKDPTYIRNNDIYIIKDTHIEELYDEETKTFFKKNQNIEFRNIIMPKQLAIFINYLGRNNHLIEKQKLDNIYFISVIYINMTKFNYFTSNDIIHFLQGLLNYTGTNNSYVVNSEHVHKMLILLCNIVEESFLYWKSSNICQLIYLLAKFKHIHGNIFNKFDWFLSTITFPNYIYQKANVTGLKSAKGYILNDPNCLLMQEGGRSSSRDSSNDGDKSNDGDRSNDGDRSNDGDRSNDGDRSNDGDRSNDGDKSNDGDRSNDGDRNNNTSNIPMSISINELKYDNLGSAMWALTSINKNVIKNKHYLKFSYLFSVYFSLHMKLFLQQEAPSGVSPRTAKSAMYGSATYNTVSSTTMFTSFDPNGRQKGVYLTDWDFLHYNRGYYKMPIDSMTISIYMNTFARKIKIGFLFFYDVIHNNSDIVYHFSLKELSYLVYSLSHINECSLMGSIFEMEDKKNNECSKNTEERENAFLKFLDSSSSLWIEEIDSLFESVEGKCGVRNTMGDKDEERDKREECENRIQGEETDATVEQLSDMSGGRKSYLTRSDGKHKKSIVRKENFLKFKNERIHLSNEFLNNLMEKIIYYTSYILNKETYYKDVKQNDTQYISNANKKNTIEIIDLVKLIYSFFIFLNQKVHIGKTEGLDFSQVEYIIHQYNLIVKSILSTFNYIYFIIDTYSLISNIYVLDYFTKNIIKEFVQICAKKIEEEKMVDLEKKKIMLSIQNLKATN from the exons ATGATTAATTTGT TTAATATTAATGTTACTACTACTGCAACTAGTACTGCAACTAgtactgctactactactgctactactactgctactactattgctactactactgctactactacagTCAAT ttaGTTAATCGGTACATAATTGAAAAgttaaggaaaaattatcaatttatttcgttacaagaagggaaaaaaagtataaaagaacgggttaataataataaagaaatcaTACCCCGTACACTTTTCAGTACCATAAATGGTAATACgactattattattgaaagtgagaaaaaaaattctttacaAAATCAAAGAGATAATATTACAAACGGTTGTAAGGAACATACTCAAGTTACCGCAATTGAAGATCCTCCCTACGATAGTACTAGGAAGAGGAGAAAtgggaaaattttttatcaccATGATAGTAGACAAACCGTTAAAGGGAAGAGCCAAAAACAGACTAGAGGAAAAACCGAAAAGAATAAAGTTCTTAGTGCGTTAAAATATCCACAAAACTATTACACTGGAACAAAGGAGAATCGTACTATTGTAGATATACAGAATACGAATGTAAGGAGCTTTCTACTtagtaaaaatgaagaaag ATCGCTTGCCCTGCAGGATTACATATACAGATCAtggaagaagaagaatttTTCCAATTTCCTGGTATCCCTTAATGACGAGGCATTTGACTACACTTGTATAGAACAGTGGTTGCACAAATTATCGATAAGtctgaataaaaaatatttaaaaataaaaattaatgaggatcatatattaataagaaataagtattttgaaaatgaaaaaagaaaattaaatgagTTTAAAATAGATTTTAGTGTTATTGAAAAATGCTTTGATATAATGatagaaaatatgaataaattttgttcatatgaAATTACGTCCATTTTATGGGCTATAACGATAATTATATTGAAGGCttcaaaaaattcaaataatttaataagttttaaatttaatagtaCAACATGTCATCCtgttattataatatcaattataaaaaaattcaaaatatttttttcattggcGGTTAAGAAATTGAAtagtataaaatttaatttgtcTATTGATGAATCACTGTGGGCTATTTGGAGCATATGTaaattgctttattttaacattatgTTTGATAATTATTTAGGTAAGACAAAGGAAAGGGATGAAATTTTAACAGAGGAGGAGAAAGCTGGGCAGAATTTCTCTTGTGTTACAGGAAGCGGTGTTAATGATAGTAATGCTTCCGTCGATTTTACGTACCAGGGGGAGGGAAATGAAGAGGTTGTATTCCATACAACCCAGAAAGAGGAGCTAGCAGTTGTTAGCAGTGGGGGTAGCAGAAATAATAATGCGGCTGGAAATGGACATTATGAAGACTATACAGCTTATGAACGTAATGGTAATGAGCAGTTAGCCCGTGTGAGGGAGAAAAAGCAGGAGGATTACAATATATGCCAGAAACAATTCTTGATGAACAAATTTTTGTTAAGTGAAGAAATGATAACTAACATATTAGATAcgtttaattatatatacaaaagattacttaaaaatataaaatttctaaatgataaatattatatatatatcccgTTCATAATATTTGAATCACAAACATTgatgttaaaaaatagtatattattattaaatcgaataatacatttaattttaaaaaatgaaattttgttaaaactttttaactTGGACTATTTGAAAAGTTTATACATGGAAAACTCAGGAAAAATTGCATCGAATAAAGTAGATGACATATACAGAAACAGTAAAGATATTTTTAGAATAAAAACACTGAGTAAGGTGTATAAactaataaaatgtatttctaaaatattttacccCTTAAAGAACCCAAacataatgaatataaacttacataataattataaaagtttGGATAAACATATCCTGGGAGATTTTATTCTTTCGTGTAATCATGCTTTGGTAAAATACATcgattattttgttttcatcattaattataaaaacagaGGGGAATTCAGGGATTTCATGGGTAGTTCGAATTTTGAGGGGAGAACAGTGGATACTAgtattaaagaaaaagaaataaaagaagatgTGGATCGTACCTCGTCCCCGGGTAGCACTATGGTAATAGATTTGGGTCAACAGGACAGGGTAAAAATTAAGGATGAGGTAAAAATGAAGTATAAAAACGAGttagtttttatttataattgctTGAAAAGTTCATTTGTATCCTTGATTAAGTTAGACTTAAAGGATAAGTACATGTATGAATGGTTAAACCATAATATacatctttttaaatttgacAACATGAACAAGGGAAGAAGATATTCCCCTAATTGGGAAGATGAGAAAAAGGATAATTGGGGTAGAAATATAAATGGTTCAAGCAAATGGGAGGAAGATGTTGTATTGATGGATGATGGGATGGATGGCATAGGAGTGGAAGCGTTGAATGCtgatgatgataatataGAGGAGAATAAATCAAAGGAGGGAAACAGGAGTTCGAGTAGAAATCAAATGAGTAGAGAACATCTTTCAACTGAAGCGGCAAATTATGcactaaaaaattatgttaatagTGCAGGTTTATATTATGAATCGAAAAAAGATAACCCTACTGCTaaggaaaagataaaaaacaACATATCTGACGTTTGTTTAGATGTGCTAGCATTAAGCAGATTTAGCAAATTGTACAATGCGGATATGAAAAAGAAGTTAATAGAAAACATTGAGCAAAGTATAGAAGATACAGTGAAAAGATTTAAATTAGTGTATAGAAATTATAATGTGAAGGATCCAacatatataagaaataatgatatatatattataaaagataCACATATTGAAGAGTTATATGATGAAGAGAcgaaaacattttttaaaaaaaatcaaaatattgAATTTCGAAATATTATAATGCCAAAACAACTAgccatttttataaattatttaggTAGAAATAACCATTTAATTGAGAAACAAAAGTTAGACAACATCTATTTTATATctgtaatatatatcaatatgacaaaatttaattattttacatcaaacgatattattcattttttacaagggttattaaattatactgGAACAAATAATAGTTATGTAGTAAATTCTGAACACGTTcataaaatgttaatattattatgtaatattgTTGAAGAATCTTTCTTATATTGGAAATCTTCTAACATATGTCAGCTCATATATCTGTTGGCCAaatttaaacatatacatggaaatatttttaacaagtTTGACTGGTTCTTAAGTACTATTACATTtccaaattatatatatcaaaaggCGAATGTGACAGGTTTAAAAAGTGCAAAAGGGTATATTTTGAACGACCCGAACTGTTTGCTCATGCAGGAAGGGGGGCGAAGCAGTAGTAGGGATAGCAGTAACGATGGGGATAAAAGTAACGATGGAGATAGAAGTAACGATGGGGATAGAAGTAACGATGGGGATAGAAGTAACGATGGGGATAGAAGTAACGATGGGGATAGAAGTAACGATGGGGATAAAAGTAACGATGGAGATAGAAGTAACGATGGAGATAGAAATAACAATACATCCAATATCCCAATGAGCATCTCAATAAATGAGCTTAAATACGATAACCTCGGTTCAGCTATGTGGGCTTTGACATCAATTAACAAAAacgtaataaaaaataagcattACTTGAAGTTTTCCTACTTATTTTCCGTGTACTTTTCCCTGCACATGAAGCTCTTCTTACAGCAGGAAGCGCCAAGTGGTGTATCCCCCCGTACAGCCAAATCAGCCATGTATGGCTCAGCCACGTATAATACTGTTTCTTCTACAACCATGTTTACCTCGTTCGATCCAAATGGTAGGCAAAAAGGAGTGTATCTAACTGACTGGGACTTTTTGCATTATAATAGGGGGTACTATAAAATGCCAATAGATTCAATGACgattagtatatatatgaatacatttgcaaggaaaataaaaattggttttttgtttttttatgatgTTATTCATAACAATAGTGATATTGTATATCACTTTTCGCTTAAGGAACTTTCGTATTTAGTGTATTCCTTATCGCACATAAATGAGTGTTCACTAATGGGAAGCATTTTTGAAATGGaggataaaaagaataatgagTGTTCAAAGAACACAGAGGAGAGGGAAAAcgcttttttaaaatttttagatTCAAGTAGTTCATTGTGGATTGAGGAAATTGATAGTTTATTCGAGTCGGTGGAGGGAAAGTGCGGTGTGCGGAATACTATGGGTGATAAGGATGAGGAGCGCGATAAGCGTGAGGAGTGTGAGAACCGTATACAAGGAGAAGAAACAGATGCTACAGTTGAGCAATTGAGCGATATGAGCGGTGGTAGGAAGAGTTACCTAACCCGTTCAGATGGAAAACACAAGAAAAGTATTGTGAGAAAggaaaactttttaaaatttaaaaatgaaagaattcACTTATCAAATGagtttttgaataatttaatggaaaaaattatttattatacttcctatatattaaataaggaaacatattataaagaTGTTAAACAGAATGATACACAATACATTAGCAatgcaaacaaaaaaaatactatcgAAATTATAGATTTGGTGAAATTAATTTACagtttctttattttcttaaatcAGAAGGTACACATAGGCAAAACAGAAGGGTTAGATTTTAGTCAAGTAGAATACATAATTCATCAATACAACTTAATAGTCAAGAGCATACTGAGTACGTtcaattatatttacttcATAATTGACACTTACTCTTTGATAAGCAATATATACGTGCTGGACTATTTCacaaagaatataataaag gAGTTTGTGCAAATATGCGcgaaaaaaattgaagaagaaaaaatggtagatttagaaaaaaaaaaaattatgttaagtATACAGAATTTGAAGGCCACTAACTAG